The genomic window TCAGCCGCGCTTCTCGTTCCCCCGGCCCTCGCGGACCTTCACCGAGATGTCCAGCGGCGTGCCGTTGAAGCCCCAGCGCTCGCGCAGCTTGCGCTCGAGGAACCGCCGGTAGCCGGCCTCCAGGAAGCCGGTGGAGAAGACGACGAACCGGGGCGGCCGGACGTCGGCCTGCGTCACGTACTTGATCTTCGGCGCGCGGCCGCCGCGGGCCGGCGGCGGCGTCTCCTGCACCAGCTGGCGGACGTAGGCGTTGAGCTCCGCGGTCGGCACCCGGGTCTCCCAGGAGGCGATCGCCGCGCGCAGGTGGTTGGCGAGCTTGCCGACGCCGCGGCCGCTGGCCGCCGAGATGTTGATCCGCGAGGCCCACCGCACCCGGGCGAGGTCGCGCTCGATCTCGCGCTCCAGCTGGGCGTGCCGGTCCTCGTCGATGGCGTCCCACTTGTTGAACGCGATCACCAGCGCGCGGCCGGCCTCGATGACCTGGGTGATCACCCGCTGGTCCTGCTCGCTGATCACCTCGTCGGCGGCCAGCAGCACGACGGCGACCTCGGCGGCCTGGATGGCGGCCTCGGTGCGCAGGCTGGCGTAGTACTCGGTGCCGCTGGCGGTGTTCACCTTGCGGCGCAGGCCGGCGGTGTCGACGAACCGCCACTCCTCGCCGCCCAGGCTGATGATCGAGTCGACCGGGTCCACGGTGGTGCCGGCGACGGAGTCGACGACCGAGCGCTCCTCCTTGGCCAGCCGGTTGAGCAGGCTGGACTTGCCCACGTTCGGCCGGCCCACCAGCGCCACCCGGCGCGGGCCGCCCTCCTCGGGCTGCTCGCGCGGCGCCTCGGGCAGCGCGTCGAGCACCAGGTCGAGCAGGTCGCCGGACCCGCGCCCGTGCAGCGCGCTCACCGGCTGCGGCTCCCCCAGCCCCAGCGACCACAGCTCGGCGGCGTTGGACTCGCTGCGCTCGTCGTCGACCTTGTTGGCGACGACGATCACCGGCCGGTCGCTGCGGCGCAGGATGCGGGCGGCGGCCAGGTCGGTGTCGGTGGCGCCGACGGAGCTGTCGACGACGAGGACGATCACGTCGGCGGTGCGCATCGCGAACTCCGCCTGCCGGCTGATCGAGGCGCCCAGCCCCTCGGCCTTGGGGTCCCAGCCGCCGGTGTCGGTGACGGTGAACCGCCGCCCGTTCCACAGCCCCTCGTAGGAGATGCGGTCGCGGGTGACCCCCGGGATGTCCTGCACCACCGCGGCGCGCCGTCCCAGGATCCGGTTGACCAGCGTCGACTTGCCCACGTTGGGCCGGCCGACGATCGCCACCACCGGCAGCGGACCGCCCGTGCCCTCCTCGCTCATGTCCTCTCCCCTGCCCCGACCGCCGAGAGCGCCAGGCCGACGACGCGGTCGACGACGGCCTCCCGGTCCAGGTCGGTGCTGTCCACGACCACCGCGTCGGCGGCCGGCCGCAGCGGGCTGTCCGCGCGGCTGCTGTCGTACTCGTCCCGGCGGCGCAGGTCGGCCGCGATCGCGGCCACCTCCGCCGGGTCGTCGATCCCGAGCTGCAGGGCCCGCCGCTCCGCGCGGACCTCCGGCGCCGCGGTCAGGTAGACCTTCAGCGTCGCGCCGGGCAGCACCACGGTGCCGATGTCCCGGCCCTCGACGACGACGGCGTCGGCCGAGGCCACGAGCGCGCGCTGCTGGTCGACCAGCTGCCGGCGCACCGCGGGCACCGCGGACACCGCGGACACGGTGCGGGTCACCTCGGCGCCGCGGATCCGCTCGGCGACGTCGGTGCCGTCGACCTCCACCTGCTCCACGCCGGCCGTCGTCCCCACCTCGATGCGGGCGCCGCCGACCACGCGGGCCACGGCGTCGGCGTCGTCCGGGTCCACGCCCGCGTCGATGACGGCCACGGTCGCGGCGCGGTACATGGCGCCGGTGTCGAGGTAGGCCGCCCCGAGCCGGGCGGCCACCGCCCGCGCCACGCTGGACTTGCCCGTCCCCGACGGCCCGTCGAGGGTCACCTGACCGCTGAACCGCCGCTCGCTCACTGCGCGATCGCCCCGCGCAGTGGTCTCCGCTCGCTGGCGCTCGCTCACTGCGCGATCGCCTCGCGCAGTGGTCTCCGCTCGCTGGCGCTCGCTCACTGCGCGATCGCTCCGCGCAGTGGTCTCCGCTCGCTGGCGCTCGCTCACTGCGCGATGTCCCGTCGCAGCGCCACGGCACCCCGCAGGTACACGTGCTGGATCTCCGCGCGCGGCCGGTCGGTCTCCACGTGCGCCATCAGCCGCAGCACCCGCGGCAGCGCGTGGGCGACCCCGATCTCCGTGGCGCACATCAGCGGCACGTCGCCCATCCCGAGCTCGCGGGCGGCCAGCGCCGGGAACTCCGAGACGAGGTCCGGGGTGGCCGTGAACAGGATGCTGATGATGTCGTCGTGGTCGAGGCCGTTGCGCTCGACCACGGTGCTCACCAGCTCGCGGGTGGCCTCGAGGACCTGGTCGCGGTCGTCGGCGTCCACCTGTGTCGCGCCGCGGATGGCCCGTACGGCCACGTGCACCCTCCTCGATCGGTCCCGGCTCCCGGATCCGGGGTGCCCGGTCGAGTCTAGGTACCCCGCGCCACCGGCCCTCCCCTCGTCCGCCGACAGCGCTCCACAGGCTCCTCCCCGGCCGGCTGAGCGGCGGGGGCGGGTCGAGGGTGACGGCCGACCGGCCGGCGCGGTACCCGCCGGCGGGGCGGCGCGGTCAGAGGGGGCGGATGCCCCAGGTTCCGGTCGTCGACTCCCCCGGCGCCAGTCGCACGAGGGCCTCGCCGGAGCGCAGCGCGTCCGGCGGGCAGGTCATCGGCTCGACGGCCAGCCCCTGCCGCCGGCGCGACGGCGGCTGGACGACGTCGCCGGTGAAGACCTGCAGGTAGCCGTAGGAGGCGTCCATCCAGACGGCGGCGCCGCTGCCGTCGGGGCGGACGAGACGGACCTCGGCGGCACCGTCGGCGTCCCGTGCGAGGTCGGTGAAGCAGTCGTCGACGACGAGGTCGCCGACCGGCCGTCCCCCGCGCAGGTCGAACGGCGTCCCCTGCACCGGCTCGCTCCCCACCGGCAGCAGCCGGTCGTCGGTGAGCAGCCGGGTGGCGGCGGGCAGGGTCAGGGTGCAGTCGTCGACCCGCACGCCCGGGCCGGCGGCGAGGTAGGGGTGGTGGCCCTCGCCGTAGGGCAGGTCGGCGCCGCCCTCGTTGGTGGCGGTGGTGGTCACCCGCAGCCCGTCCGCGGACAGCTCGTAGCCCACCCGCAGTCGCAGGGTGAAGGGATAGCCCGGCTGCGGGTACAGCAGGTGCTCCAGCACCACGGAGTCCGCCGACCGGGCCAGCAGCCGCCAGGCCACGTGCCGCACCAGGCCGTGGATCGCCGTCCCCCGCTCGGGCTCCGTCACCGGGGTGCGCAGCGCGGCGCCGTCCCAGGACCACTCGCCGTCCCGGAGCCGGTTGGGCCACGGGGCGAGGACGTTGCCCCGTACGTCGGGAGCCATCTCGCCGGCGTCGTACCCGTCGACGACGTCGCGGCCGCCGGCGCGGTAGGTGCGCAGGCCGCCGCCGACCTCGACGACGACGGCCTCGGCGTCCCCGGCGCGGAGGACGTGCTGCTCGCCTGTGGGCGGGAGGCTCACCCGAGCCGCTCGCCGTCGACGGTGGAGAACAGGTGCACGTGGCCGGCGCGCGGGCTCACGTGCAGCAGGTCGCCCTTCAACGGCGGACGGCGGCCGTCGACCCGCACGGTCACGGTGTGCCGCTGCCCGTCGAGGTCGGCGTGCCCGTACACGTAGGCGTCGGCGCCGAGCTCCTCGACGACGTCGACCTCCACCGGCAGGCCCTGCGCGGTGACCTCGAGGTCCTCGGGCCGGACGCCGAGCACCACCCGGTCGGCGTCCGCGCGGCCGAGCAGCTCGCGCTCGACCGGGTGCACGGCGTCGCCGAGGCGGACCCCGCCCTCGGCCACCGGCAGCTCGACGAGGTTCATGGCCGGCGAGCCGATGAAGCCCGCGACGAACACGTTGCGCGGCCGGTCGTAGAGCTCCCGGGGCCGGCCGGCCTGCATGAGCAGGCCGTCCTTGAGCACCGCCACCCGGTCGCCCATCGTCATGGCCTCGGTCTGGTCGTGGGTGACGTAGACCGTGGTGATCCCCAGCCGCCGCTGCAGCTGGGCGATCTGCGTGCGGGTCTGCACCCGCAGCTTGGCGTCGAGGTTGGACAGCGGCTCGTCCATGAGGAACACCTGCGGCTTGCGCACGATCGCCCGGCCCATCGCCACCCGCTGCCGCTGACCGCCCGACAGCGCCCGCGGCTTGCGGTCCAGGTACTGCTCGAGGTCGAGCAGCCGCGCCGCCTCGCGGACCCGCTCGCCGATCTCGGCCTTGCCGACCTTCGCCATCTTGAGCGCGAAGCCCATGTTGTCGGCCACGGTCATGTGCGGGTACAGCGCGTAGTTCTGGAACACCATCGCGATGTCGCGCGCCTTGGCGGGCAGGTCGGTGACGTCGCGCTCGCCGATGAGGATGCGGCCGCCGTCGACGTCCTCCAGACCGGCCAGCATCCGCAGCGACGTCGACTTGCCGCAGCCGGAGGGGCCCACGAGGACGAGGAACTCGCCGTCGGCGACCTCCAGGTCCAGCGCGTCGACGGCGGGACGGTCGGCGCCGGGGTAGAGGCGGGTCGCGGAGTCGTAGGTGACGGTGGCCATGGCGTGCTCCTCGCGGGGTTCGGCGACGGTGCCGGGTGGTGGCGGTGCGGGGTCGTTCGGGGACGGGGTCGGTCAGGCGCGCTGGGCGGTGAGGTCGCGGACCTCGGCGTAGCGCTCGCGGACGGCGGGGGTCGGGTCGGCCTCGTGGACCTCGGTGCCCGGCCGCGCCCACTCCGGCGCCGCGGCCGCGCCGGACAGCACCCACGCCGCCTGGCGGGCGGCGCCGTCGGCGACGTACTCCCCCGGCGGCGGCACGAGCACCGGCACACCGAGGACGGCCGGGGCGATGCGGCGGACCGCCTCGGAGCGGGCACCGCCACCGACGAGCAGCACGCGGCGGACCTCGGCTCCGGTGGCGCGGACGGCGTCGAGGCCGTCGGCCAGGCCGCACAGCAGCCCCTCGACGGCGGCACGGGCCAGGTGCGCCGGCGTCGAGGTGGCCAGCGTCAGCCCGTGCACGGCGCCGGTCGACGTCGGCCTGTCCGGCGTCCGCTCGCCCTCCAGGTAGGGGACGACGACCAGGCCGCCGGCGCCGGCCGGAGCCGACAGCGCCAGCCGGGACAGCTCCTCGTGGTCGACGCCGAGCAGCCGGGCGGTCGCGTCGAGGACGCGGGCGGCGTTGAGGGTGGCGACCAGCGGGAGGAACCGGCCCGTGGCGTCGGCGAACCCGGCCACCGCTCCGGTGGGGTCGGCGGCCGGGGTGTCCGAGACGATCGAGACGACGCCGGAGGTGCCGACCGACAGGACGACGTCGCCGGGCTCCGCGGCCAGGCCGAGGGCGGCCGCGGCGTTGTCGCCGGTGCCCGGTCCGAGCACCGCGCCGGTCGTCGAGGTCCCGGCGGCCTCGGCCGGCCCGAGCACCCGCGGCAGGTGCGGCGTGGCGCCGAAGGCGCGCTCGAGCAGGTCGGGGCGGTACTCCCCCGTGGCCGCCGACCAGTAGCCGGTGCCGCTGGCGTCACCGCGGTCGGTGACCAGCGCGTCCAGTCCGGGGCGGCCGGCCAGCACCCACGTCAGCCAGTCGTGCGGCAGGCACACCGCCGCGGTGCGCGCGGCGTTCTCCGGCTCGGCCTGCGCCAGCCAGCGCAGCTTGGTGACGGTGAAGGAGGCCACCGGCACCAGCCCGACGGCGTCGGCCCAGGCCTGACGCCCCGCCTGGCCGTCGCCGAGCTCGCGGGTGAGGTCGGCGGCGGCACCGGCCGAGCGGGTGTCGTTCCACAGCAGCGCGTCGCGGACGACCTCCCCGTCCTCGTCGAGGCAGACCATGCCGTGCTGCTGGCCGCCGACGGCGACCGCCGCCACGTCGTCGAGGCCGCCGGCCTGGGCCACCGCCTGCTCGAGGGCGGCGGCCCAGGCCGCGGGGCGACCTCCGTGCCGTCGGGGTGCGGCGCCCGGCCCTCGCGCACGAGGGTCCCGGACGCCGCGTCCCGGACGACGACCTTGCAGGCCTGGGTGGAGGAGTCGACCCCCGCGACGAGCGTCATCGGCCGGTCGGTCAGCCGCGGGCGCCGAGCAGGTGCTCGACGGCGAGCTGCGAGAGCCGGACCTGGCCGCCGCGGCGGGCACCGGCGGCCTCGGCGTCGTAGTCCTCGAACGCCGAGCGGTCGGCCAGCAGCTCCTCGTACGAGCCGCCCTCGAGGGTCGGCTGCGCGAGCTCGGGCACCGCGGCGTCGGCGAGGGCCTCCTGGACCTCCGGGTCCGCGCGGAAGGCGGCGGCCCGCTCCTTGAGCAGCAGGTAGGTGCGCATGTTCGCCGCGGCCGACTCCCACACGCCCTTGAGGTCCTCGGTGCGCAGCGGCTTGTAGTCGAAGTGGCGGGGGCCGTCGTAGGCCGGGCCGCCGTTCGGGCCGCCGTGCTCGAGCAGGTCGACGGTGGCGAAGGCGCTCAGCACGTCACCGTGGCCGAAGACGAGGTCCTGGTCGTACTTGATGCCGTGCTGGCCGTTGAGGTCGATGTGGAAGAGCTTGCCCTGCCACAGCGCCTGGGCGATGCCGTGCGTGTAGTTCAGCCCGGCCATCTGCTCGTGCCCGACCTCGGGGTTCACGCCCACCAGGTCGGCGTGCTCGAGGGTGCTGATGAAGGCGATCGCGTGCCCGATGGTGGGCAGGAAGATGTCGCCGCGCGGCTCGTTGGGCTTGGGCTCCAGCGCGAAGCGCAGGCCGTAGCCGCGGTCCTCGGAGTACTGGGCGAGGGTGTCGATGCTCTCGCGGAAGCGGTCCAGCGCCGCGGTGAGGTCCTTGGCGCCGTCGACCTCCGCGCCCTCGCGCCCGCCCCACAGCACGTACGTCGTGGCGCCGAGCTCGGCGGCGAGGTCCATGTTGCGCATGACCTTGCGCATGGCGAACCGGCGGACGCCGCGGTCGTTGGCGGTGAGCGCGCCCTCCTTGAACACCGGGTGGGTGAACAGGTTGGTGGTCGCCATCGGCACCACGAGGCCGGTCTCCTCGAGGGCGCCCTTGAAGCGCTCGATGATCTTGTCGCGCTCGCCGCTCTCGGTGCCGAACGGGATCAGGTCGTCGTCGTGGAAGGTGACGCCGTAGGCGCCGAGCTCGGCCAGGCGGTGCACGCTCTCGACCGGGTCGATCGGCGGACGGGTCGCCTCGCCGAACGGGTCGCGGGCGTTCCAGCCCACGGTCCACAGGCCGAAGGAGAAGCGGTCCTCGCGGGTGGGCTGGGTCATGGGGTTCCTCCCGGGAACGGAGTGCGGAGCCAGGTTTTGTTTCGGACTAGAACATAATGCACGTCACAGCTAACCTCAACCCCGTGCCCGTGCCGGTGTCGAGTCCCGAGGGCATCCGCGCGGGACCGGGCACTCCCCGCCGGGCCAACCTCGCCCGGGTGCTGCGGACGGTGTGCACCGCCGACGCCCCACCGTCGCGTGCCGACGTCGCGGCCGCCACCGGGATGACCCGCGCCACGGCCGCCCGCCTGGCCGACGACCTCGTCGCCGGCGGCCTGCTCGACGAGGTGGAGGCGACGCCGTCGGGCCGCCGGGGCCGGCCGGCCACGCCTCTCGCCCCGGGCTCCCGGGTCGTCGCGCTGGGCCTGCAGGCAGACGCCGGCCTGCTCGCCGGCCGGGTGCTCGACCTGCGCGGCCGGGTGGTGAGCGAGCGGGTCGAGCCCGGCGACCTGCGCGGCAGCGACCCCGCGGCCACCCTGGCCCGCCTGGGCGCCCTGGCCGCCGGCCTGCTCGGCGGGCTGCCCGACGGCACCCGGGTGGCCGGCGCCGGCCTCGCGCTGCCCGGCATCGTCGACGGCGCCACCGGCGTGCTGCTGCGCGCGCCGAACCTCGGCTGGTCCGACGTCCGCCCGGCCGACCTGCTCGCGCCCCGGCTGCCCGGCGGGCTGGACGCGGTGCCCGGCAACGAGGCCGACCTCGCCGCGCGCACCGTGGCCGAGACCGCGCCCGGCCGTCCCGGCCCGCACCGCGACTTCGTCTACCTCTCGGGTCAGATCGGCATCGGCGGCGCCACGGTGCTCGACGGCCGCGTCATGTGCGGCAGCTCGGGCTGGGCCGGCGAGATGGGCCACGTGTGCGTCGACCCCGACGGGCCGGCCTGCCGCTGCGGCTCCACCGGCTGCCTCGAGCAGTACGCCGGGCGCGACGCCCTGCTCGCCGCCGCCGGGCTGCCCCGCGGCACCGCCCCCGGCGAGCTGGCCCGGCGCGCGGCCGGTGGCGACCCGGCCGCGGCCGCGGCGGTGGCCGGCGCGGCGCGCGCGCTGGGCGTCGCGCTCGCCGGCGTGCTCAACGTGCTCGACGTGCCGGTCGTGGTCCTCGGCGGCCACCTCGGCGAGCTCGCCGGCCTGCTGCGGCCGGCGCTCGAGGAGCACCTGGGCCGGCGCGTGCTGTCGGCCCGCTGGCGCCGGCCCCGGGTCGAGGCCGCGCCCGGCGCACCGGCGGCCGGCGCGACGGGAGCGGCGCTGCGCGCGCTCGCCGACGTCGTCGACGACCCCGCCCGGTGGCTGGGAGCGCACTGACGGCCGGCTACTTGCCGAAGCCGGCCGTCAGGCCGCTGAGCAGGTAGCGCCGGCCGATCAGGTACAGCACGAAGATCGGCACCACCGACAGCGTCACGGCCGCGAGCAGGCCCGGCACGTTGGTGCCGAACTGCCCCTGGAAGTCCCACAGCCCCAGGGTGAGCACGCGGGTGTCCTCCGACTGCGTGAGCACCAGGGGGAAGAGGAAGCCGTTCCAGGCCGTGAGCGAGGTGAACACCGACACCGTGGTGATCGCCGGCTTGGCCAGCGGCAGCACGAGGTGGCGCAGCACCGCGAACGGGCCGGCGCCGTCGAGGGTCTGCGCCTCGTACAGCTCGCCGGGGATGTCGCGCAGGCTGTTGACCATCACCAGGAGCGCCACCGGCATCGCGAAGGCCGCCGTCGGCAGGATGACCGCCAGCAGGGTGTCGTACATCCGCATCTGCGTGATCATGAGGTAGACGGGGATGATCGCCGCCTGGGCGGGGATCGCGAGGCCGACGAGCAGGAGCGAGAAGCCTCGCTGCACGAAGCGGCCGCCGTTGCGGGCGATGGCGTAGGCCCCGGGGAGCGTCAGCCCGACGACGATCGCCACGGTCGCCAGCGTCACGACGACGGTGTTGAGCAGGTACGTCGGGAAGCCGCCCTCGAAGACGGTCCGGTAGTTCTCCAGCGTCGGGTCCGACGGCGGGACGAGCGGGTTGGTCGACAGGTAGTCCTGCCGGGTCCGCAGGCTGCCCGACACCAGGTAGTACAGCGGGACGGCGACCAGCACCAGCCAGACCAGAGACAGCAGGCCGGCCAGGAGGTTGGGCCGCTCGCGGCGGCGCCGGCCGCGGGGACGCGGCGGCACCGGGGCCGCGGACGCGCCGCGGGTCGGGAGCGCGGTGGCGGTCACAGGCCCTCCTGCTGGCTCTGCATGGCCCGGAAGCCGGTGACACGGGTGACGAACAGGGACAGCCCGGCGCCGAGGACCAGCAGCAGGACCGCGATGGCGCTGGCGTAGCCGAACTCGAAGCCGCTGAAGCCGGTGATGTACATGTACAGCGGCGCGATGCGGGTCGTCGTCCCCGGGCCGCCCCCGGTGAGGATGAGGATCGTGTCGAACGTGGTGAACGAGCCCACGATCATCAGCACGCTCGAGGTGATCACCGTGTACTTCAGCAGCGGCAGCGTGATGGTGAAGAACTGGCGGTAGCGCCCGGCCCCGTCGATGGTGGCCGCCTCGTAGAGGCTGTGCGGGATCTGCCGGGCGGCGCCTTGGTAGAGCAGCGTGTGGAACGGGACGTACTGCCAGGAGACGACCCACACGACGGTGTAGATGACGATGTCGGTGTCGCCGAGGAAGTTGAACCGGTCGAGGAACGGCAGCGCCTGGGTCACCCCGAAGTTGGGGTCGAGCACCGAGGCCCACAGCAGCGCGATCGCCGCCGTCGACAGGAGCAGGGGCAGGAAGAACAGCGAGCTGAGGACGGCGCGGTTGCGCTGCCGCCCGGCCGCCCAGACCCCGATCAGCAGCGCGATCGGGGTCTGGACGGCCCAGGTGACCACCATGAACAGCAGGGTGAGCAGCAGGGCGTCGCGCGCCTCGCCGTCGGCGACCAGGCGCTCCCAGTTCGCCGCCCCGGACGGCTGCGGGAACCCGAAGCCGTTCCAGTCGGTGAAGCTGAGGTAGACGACCAGACCCATCGGCAGCACCGCGAAGAACCCGAAGAAGGCCAGCGCGGGCGCCAGGTACCAGCCCGAGGGGCGCTCGCGCGTCCCCCGGGGCCGGCCCCGGGGCGTCGGCGCCGGGCTCGGCGCGGTGGTGACGAGGGTGGTGCCTGCCATGCCGGGTCCCCTGCCGTGGAGTGGTGCGGTGGTGCGGTGCGGGTGCGGTGGTGGCTCAGGCCGCGGACATCGCGGCGACGAAGCCCTCGGGGGTCTGCTCGCCGAGGAACAGCCGCTGCAGCTCGGTCAGCATCTCCGTGGCCTGGTCGGCGGGCAGGTCCTGGTCCCAGGACAGCTGGAAGTTCGGCGCGCCCTCGACCAGGTCGTAGATCCAGGTCGTGTAGTCGGCGTTCTCCGCCTGCTCCAGCTGGTCGCGGACACCGGCCACCGCGGGCACGTCGCCGGCCGCCACCAGGTCCTCGACGTACTGCTCGTCGTTGAGCGCCGTCGTCACGTACTCGATGGCCACGTCCCGGTGGTCGCTGTCCGCGACGACCGAGTAGAAGTTCGTCGGGTTGCCGACGACGTTGGCCGGGTCACCGGCACCGCCCTCGACCGCCGGGAACGGCGCCCAGCCGAGGTCGCCGGCCTCGACGAACTCCGGGCTCTGCCCGAGCTGGTTGACGTACTCCCAGGACCCCATGAGGTGGAAGCCGGCGTCGCCCTGGGCGAGGATCGTCGACGCACCGCCGACGTCGTAGCCCACGGAGGCGAAGTCGTCGCCGAAGGCGCCCCGGTCGACCAGGTCGGTCACCAGCTGCAGCGACTGGAGCACCGCCGGGTGCTCCCAGGCGCCGGGCTCGCCGTCGCGGATCGCCTGGAAGACCTCCGGGCCGCCGACGCGGTCGAGCAGGTACTCGATCCACATGAGCTCGGTCCACGACTGCGAGCCGGCCAGGGCGATCGGCGTGACGCCCTCGGCCTTGAGCGCGTCGACGGCCGCGAGCAGCTGCTCCCAGGTCTGCGGGACCTCCACCTCGGCGGCGTCGAGCACGGCCCGGTTGTAGAACAGCGCGACCGGCTGCACGCCGCGCATCGGGATCCCGTAGTACTTCCCGTCGAGCTGGGCGGCCTCCAGCACGCTCGGGATGAACGAGTCGCGCAGCTCGGGGTCCTCCTCCAGCAGCGGGGTGAGGTCCTCCACCGCGCCGGCGTCGACGTACTCCTTGAGGTTGCCCCCGCCCCAGTTGAAGAAGACGTCGGGCGCCTCGGGTGAGCTCAGGGCGACGCGCAGCCGCTGCTTGTAGGGGTCGTTGCCGAACGTCGCGAGCTCGGCGTCACCGGCCTCGCTGGTCTCGTTGAAGCGGGAGATCGAGGACTCCTCGATCGGGTTCAGCACGGTGTCCTGCAGGGCCCACACCTGGGCGGCGTCGCCGCCGCCTCCGCCGCCGGCCCCTGCGGGGCCGGAGGAGCCGCAGGCGACCAGGCTCGCCGCGAGGAGGAGCGCGCCGGCGGATGCGGCACCACGGGTCAGACGCCGGGATGTCATCCCATCGCCGCCTTTCTGTTTCGACGTTGAAAACCGAAAGTTTCGGGGTGGTGCGAGAACGTAAGCCACGTCACGGGACCTGTCAACGCACCGTCTTGGCGCCCGCGTGGCGCCCCTCGGGGTCGACGGGGTGACCTGCGCCACGGCCCGTATCCTGACCAGGACGGATGGGAGGGCTGGCGGTATCGGAGAAGTTTCGATAGCGTCGCCGATCACAT from Geodermatophilus normandii includes these protein-coding regions:
- the xylA gene encoding xylose isomerase, with translation MTQPTREDRFSFGLWTVGWNARDPFGEATRPPIDPVESVHRLAELGAYGVTFHDDDLIPFGTESGERDKIIERFKGALEETGLVVPMATTNLFTHPVFKEGALTANDRGVRRFAMRKVMRNMDLAAELGATTYVLWGGREGAEVDGAKDLTAALDRFRESIDTLAQYSEDRGYGLRFALEPKPNEPRGDIFLPTIGHAIAFISTLEHADLVGVNPEVGHEQMAGLNYTHGIAQALWQGKLFHIDLNGQHGIKYDQDLVFGHGDVLSAFATVDLLEHGGPNGGPAYDGPRHFDYKPLRTEDLKGVWESAAANMRTYLLLKERAAAFRADPEVQEALADAAVPELAQPTLEGGSYEELLADRSAFEDYDAEAAGARRGGQVRLSQLAVEHLLGARG
- the der gene encoding ribosome biogenesis GTPase Der; this encodes MSEEGTGGPLPVVAIVGRPNVGKSTLVNRILGRRAAVVQDIPGVTRDRISYEGLWNGRRFTVTDTGGWDPKAEGLGASISRQAEFAMRTADVIVLVVDSSVGATDTDLAAARILRRSDRPVIVVANKVDDERSESNAAELWSLGLGEPQPVSALHGRGSGDLLDLVLDALPEAPREQPEEGGPRRVALVGRPNVGKSSLLNRLAKEERSVVDSVAGTTVDPVDSIISLGGEEWRFVDTAGLRRKVNTASGTEYYASLRTEAAIQAAEVAVVLLAADEVISEQDQRVITQVIEAGRALVIAFNKWDAIDEDRHAQLEREIERDLARVRWASRINISAASGRGVGKLANHLRAAIASWETRVPTAELNAYVRQLVQETPPPARGGRAPKIKYVTQADVRPPRFVVFSTGFLEAGYRRFLERKLRERWGFNGTPLDISVKVREGRGNEKRG
- a CDS encoding ABC transporter ATP-binding protein: MATVTYDSATRLYPGADRPAVDALDLEVADGEFLVLVGPSGCGKSTSLRMLAGLEDVDGGRILIGERDVTDLPAKARDIAMVFQNYALYPHMTVADNMGFALKMAKVGKAEIGERVREAARLLDLEQYLDRKPRALSGGQRQRVAMGRAIVRKPQVFLMDEPLSNLDAKLRVQTRTQIAQLQRRLGITTVYVTHDQTEAMTMGDRVAVLKDGLLMQAGRPRELYDRPRNVFVAGFIGSPAMNLVELPVAEGGVRLGDAVHPVERELLGRADADRVVLGVRPEDLEVTAQGLPVEVDVVEELGADAYVYGHADLDGQRHTVTVRVDGRRPPLKGDLLHVSPRAGHVHLFSTVDGERLG
- the cmk gene encoding (d)CMP kinase; this translates as MSERRFSGQVTLDGPSGTGKSSVARAVAARLGAAYLDTGAMYRAATVAVIDAGVDPDDADAVARVVGGARIEVGTTAGVEQVEVDGTDVAERIRGAEVTRTVSAVSAVPAVRRQLVDQQRALVASADAVVVEGRDIGTVVLPGATLKVYLTAAPEVRAERRALQLGIDDPAEVAAIAADLRRRDEYDSSRADSPLRPAADAVVVDSTDLDREAVVDRVVGLALSAVGAGERT
- a CDS encoding ROK family transcriptional regulator, with the protein product MPVPVSSPEGIRAGPGTPRRANLARVLRTVCTADAPPSRADVAAATGMTRATAARLADDLVAGGLLDEVEATPSGRRGRPATPLAPGSRVVALGLQADAGLLAGRVLDLRGRVVSERVEPGDLRGSDPAATLARLGALAAGLLGGLPDGTRVAGAGLALPGIVDGATGVLLRAPNLGWSDVRPADLLAPRLPGGLDAVPGNEADLAARTVAETAPGRPGPHRDFVYLSGQIGIGGATVLDGRVMCGSSGWAGEMGHVCVDPDGPACRCGSTGCLEQYAGRDALLAAAGLPRGTAPGELARRAAGGDPAAAAAVAGAARALGVALAGVLNVLDVPVVVLGGHLGELAGLLRPALEEHLGRRVLSARWRRPRVEAAPGAPAAGATGAALRALADVVDDPARWLGAH
- a CDS encoding carbohydrate ABC transporter permease; protein product: MTATALPTRGASAAPVPPRPRGRRRRERPNLLAGLLSLVWLVLVAVPLYYLVSGSLRTRQDYLSTNPLVPPSDPTLENYRTVFEGGFPTYLLNTVVVTLATVAIVVGLTLPGAYAIARNGGRFVQRGFSLLLVGLAIPAQAAIIPVYLMITQMRMYDTLLAVILPTAAFAMPVALLVMVNSLRDIPGELYEAQTLDGAGPFAVLRHLVLPLAKPAITTVSVFTSLTAWNGFLFPLVLTQSEDTRVLTLGLWDFQGQFGTNVPGLLAAVTLSVVPIFVLYLIGRRYLLSGLTAGFGK
- the aroH gene encoding chorismate mutase, which encodes MAVRAIRGATQVDADDRDQVLEATRELVSTVVERNGLDHDDIISILFTATPDLVSEFPALAARELGMGDVPLMCATEIGVAHALPRVLRLMAHVETDRPRAEIQHVYLRGAVALRRDIAQ
- a CDS encoding FGGY-family carbohydrate kinase, whose product is MAQAGGLDDVAAVAVGGQQHGMVCLDEDGEVVRDALLWNDTRSAGAAADLTRELGDGQAGRQAWADAVGLVPVASFTVTKLRWLAQAEPENAARTAAVCLPHDWLTWVLAGRPGLDALVTDRGDASGTGYWSAATGEYRPDLLERAFGATPHLPRVLGPAEAAGTSTTGAVLGPGTGDNAAAALGLAAEPGDVVLSVGTSGVVSIVSDTPAADPTGAVAGFADATGRFLPLVATLNAARVLDATARLLGVDHEELSRLALSAPAGAGGLVVVPYLEGERTPDRPTSTGAVHGLTLATSTPAHLARAAVEGLLCGLADGLDAVRATGAEVRRVLLVGGGARSEAVRRIAPAVLGVPVLVPPPGEYVADGAARQAAWVLSGAAAAPEWARPGTEVHEADPTPAVRERYAEVRDLTAQRA
- a CDS encoding aldose 1-epimerase family protein, which gives rise to MSLPPTGEQHVLRAGDAEAVVVEVGGGLRTYRAGGRDVVDGYDAGEMAPDVRGNVLAPWPNRLRDGEWSWDGAALRTPVTEPERGTAIHGLVRHVAWRLLARSADSVVLEHLLYPQPGYPFTLRLRVGYELSADGLRVTTTATNEGGADLPYGEGHHPYLAAGPGVRVDDCTLTLPAATRLLTDDRLLPVGSEPVQGTPFDLRGGRPVGDLVVDDCFTDLARDADGAAEVRLVRPDGSGAAVWMDASYGYLQVFTGDVVQPPSRRRQGLAVEPMTCPPDALRSGEALVRLAPGESTTGTWGIRPL
- a CDS encoding carbohydrate ABC transporter permease — its product is MAGTTLVTTAPSPAPTPRGRPRGTRERPSGWYLAPALAFFGFFAVLPMGLVVYLSFTDWNGFGFPQPSGAANWERLVADGEARDALLLTLLFMVVTWAVQTPIALLIGVWAAGRQRNRAVLSSLFFLPLLLSTAAIALLWASVLDPNFGVTQALPFLDRFNFLGDTDIVIYTVVWVVSWQYVPFHTLLYQGAARQIPHSLYEAATIDGAGRYRQFFTITLPLLKYTVITSSVLMIVGSFTTFDTILILTGGGPGTTTRIAPLYMYITGFSGFEFGYASAIAVLLLVLGAGLSLFVTRVTGFRAMQSQQEGL